In Amia ocellicauda isolate fAmiCal2 chromosome 16, fAmiCal2.hap1, whole genome shotgun sequence, the following proteins share a genomic window:
- the LOC136711692 gene encoding histone H4: MSGRGKGGKGLGKGGAKRHRKVLRDNIQGITKPAIRRLARRGGVKRISGLIYEETRGVLKVFLENVIRDAVTYTEHAKRKTVTAMDVVYALKRQGRTLYGFGG, from the coding sequence ATGTCTGGAAGAGGTAAGGGTGGGAAGGGACTCGGTAAAGGAGGCGCTAAGCGCCATCGTAAAGTGCTCCGTGATAACATCCAGGGAATCACCAAGCCCGCTATTCGCCGCCTGGCTCGGCGTGGTGGAGTCAAGCGCATCTCCGGCCTGATCTACGAGGAGACCCGTGGAGTGCTGAAGGTGTTCCTGGAGAATGTGATCCGTGATGCCGTCACCTACACCGAGCACGCCAAGAGGAAGACCGTCACCGCCATGGATGTGGTGTACGCGCTGAAGCGCCAGGGTCGCACTCTGTACGGCTTCGGAGGATAA
- the LOC136711693 gene encoding histone H4 yields the protein MSGRGKGGKGLGKGGAKRHRKVLRDNIQGITKPAIRRLARRGGVKRISGLIYEETRGVLKVFLENVIRDAVTYTEHAKRKTVTAMDVVYALKRQGRTLYGFGG from the coding sequence ATGTCTGGAAGAGGTAAGGGTGGAAAGGGACTCGGTAAAGGAGGCGCTAAGCGTCATCGTAAAGTGCTCCGTGATAACATCCAGGGAATCACCAAGCCCGCTATTCGCCGCCTGGCTCGGCGTGGTGGAGTCAAGCGCATCTCCGGCCTGATCTACGAGGAGACCCGTGGAGTGCTGAAGGTGTTCCTGGAGAATGTGATCCGTGATGCCGTCACCTACACCGAGCACGCCAAGAGGAAGACCGTCACCGCCATGGATGTGGTGTACGCGCTGAAGCGCCAGGGTCGCACTCTGTACGGCTTCGGAGGATAA
- the LOC136711478 gene encoding histone H2B — protein sequence MPEPAKSAPKKGSKKAVTKTAVKGGKKRRKSRKESYAIYVYKVLKQVHPDTGISSKAMGIMNSFVNDIFERIAGEASRLAHYNKRSTITSREIQTAVRLLLPGELAKHAVSEGTKAVTKYTSSK from the coding sequence ATGCCTGAACCAGCGAAGTCTGCTCCCAAGAAGGGCTCCAAGAAAGCCGTGACCAAGACGGCGGTGAAGGGCGGCAAGAAGCGCAGAAAGTCCAGGAAGGAGAGCTACGCCATCTACGTGTACAAAGTGCTGAAGCAGGTGCACCCGGACACCGGCATCTCTTCCAAGGCCATGGGCATCATGAACTCCTTCGTCAACGACATCTTCGAGCGCATCGCCGGCGAGGCCTCCCGCCTGGCGCACTACAACAAGCGCTCCACCATCACCTCCCGGGAGATCCAGACCGCCGTGCGGCTGCTGCTGCCCGGAGAGCTGGCCAAGCACGCCGTGTCTGAGGGCACTAAGGCCGTCACCAAGTACACCAGCTCCAAGTAA
- the LOC136711477 gene encoding histone H2A-like: MSGRGKTGGKQRAKAKTRSSRAGLQFPVGRVHRLLRKGNYAQRVGAGAPVYLAAVLEYLTAEILELAGNAARDNKKTRIIPRHLQLAVRNDEELNKLLGGVTIAQGGVLPNIQAVLLPKKTEKPAKK, encoded by the coding sequence ATGAGTGGAAGAGGCAAAACCGGCGGAAAGCAGAGAGCGAAGGCCAAGACTcgctcctccagggctggactaCAGTTCCCAGTCGGCCGTGTCCACAGGCTGCTGCGGAAGGGAAACTATGCCCAGCGCGTCGGTGCTGGAGCCCCGGTCTATCTGGCCGCTGTGCTGGAGTATCTGACCGCCGAGATCCTGGAGCTGGCTGGCAACGCCGCCCGGGACAACAAGAAGACCCGCATCATCCCCCGGCACCTGCAGCTCGCCGTCCGCAACGACGAGGAGCTGAACAAGCTGCTGGGCGGCGTGACCATCGCCCAGGGCGGCGTGCTGCCCAACAtccaggccgtgctgctgcccaaGAAGACCGAGAAGCccgccaagaaataa